The window CGTCGTGACGTAGAAGGTTTTCGCCATCAGAGGAGCCCCCGTTCCCGGAGAGACTCGCAGCGGCCGCGGCCGACGACCACGTGATCGAGGAGGCGCACCCCGACGAGATCCGCCGCGTGTTTCAACCGCCGCGTGAACTCCACGTCTTCGGCGGACGGCGCCGGGTCGCCCGAGGGGTGGTTGTGGT is drawn from Thermoanaerobaculia bacterium and contains these coding sequences:
- a CDS encoding JAB domain-containing protein, producing HNHPSGDPAPSAEDVEFTRRLKHAADLVGVRLLDHVVVGRGRCESLRERGLL